Below is a window of Verrucomicrobiota bacterium DNA.
CAACTTCACCACGCTCCACAAGATCGCCGTGGACACGCGCTTCACGCCCGTCCGCATCATCGCGTGCGACCGCGAGGCGCTGCGCGTCGTGCACATGTCCATCGACGGCGAGTTTCTCGGTGTCGTGGCCAAGGACCTCCTCGCGCCGGCGGCGATCACGGTGCAGGGGGAATACGCGCTGGTCGGGGAAATCGGCGGCGCAGTCAGCGTGCTCGACAAGGAAGGCAAGCTCGTGGCGCGGCTTGGCTTGAACACCGAGAAGGCCGAGGTGAAGAACAACCAGACCAAGCCCGCGGTGTGGCGCACCGGATTTGTCACCGCGCCGCACGGGGTCGCGTTCAACGCCTCCGGCGACGTCTTCGTGGCCGAATACAACATTTACGGCCGGGTCCACCGCTTCAACCGCCAGTGACGCGTCTCAGCTCGTGCGCATCGGCATGAGCACGTAAAGAAACGGGCCGTTGATCTTGAGCAGGCCGGGGCTCAATTCGTCGGTGAGTTCCATGAACACCTCGTCGGTTTCCACGACCTTGAGCGGGTCCATGAGGTAGGCGGGATTGAACGCGATGGCGATCTCGCGACCCTTGTAGTTGATGGCCAGGCTCTCGCGTCCCTCGCCGATTTCCGGTGTGTTGGCCGTGATGTCCAGCCGGTTCTTCCCGAACGAGAGCTTCACGGAGTTGGACTTCTCGCTGGTCATGAATTCCGCGCGGCGCAGGGCTTGATGGAATTCCTCGCGGTTCAGCGCGATGCGTTCCTTCGTCTCCTTCGGGATGACCTGCTGGTAATTCGGATAACTGCCCTCGACGAGCTTGGAGATGAGCACGATGGGCGCGCCTTCCTGCGGCCGGAGGGTGAAGCATGCCTGATTGTCCGTGAATCGGATGTCCACCTCGCCCGCGCCTTGGATGAGCCGGTTCAGTTCGTTGCATGCCTTCGTCGGTAGAATGAAGCTGCCCTCCGCGCCGCCGGTTCCCTCAGAGTCTTCCTCGTCCATCGCCAAACGGCGCCCGTCCGTGGCCACCATGGTGATTTTGTCCGTGGCGAACTTCATGAAGATTCCGTTCAAGATGAACCGCGACTCGTCATTTGACATCGCAATCGAGCTGCGGCGCAGCATGGATTTGAACTTCTCGAGCGGGAGTGTGAGCTTGCGGTCGTTGCCGAAGGTCGCGACGGGCGGAAACTCCTCGGCACCCAATCCATGGATGCGATAGAATGCCCCCCCCGCTTGCAAGGTCGCGACGGCCTTCGAATCGGTCTCAAACTCGATGCTGTTGCCCGGGAGTTCGCGCGCAATTCCAAAAAGGCGCTTCACGGGGAGCGTCGAACTGCCAACTCCTAGAACCTCCGCCTTGACCTTGCAAATGATGGTCACGTCCAAGTCGGTCGCGGTGAACTCGACCAAACCGTTCTCCGCACGGATCAGGACGTTGGACAAGATGGGGAGCGTGGTCCGGCTGCCCACGATGTTTTGAACCGCTTGAAGTCCTGTGATGATTTGGTCCTTGGGGATGGTGATTTTCATGCGGTGCGTTACTATTCTGACCTGAAGGTGAGTTCAGCCGTATTATTAAGGGCTGTGAATAGTTGAAAGGAATGACCGTGTCAAGGCGGCTGGACCAGGGGAACCACGATTGGGAGAAGGTGTGAGAAAGCCGGGGCCCAATTGGTAGTGGTGCGGGCTGGTCGCTGGTTGTTCACACGGTTCACGGGATGTTCACAGGCTGTGGGCAGGCTGTGGGCGGTGTTGTTGGTCACTTTTCTGAGCGGCACTCCGGATCCGCGCGACAACCGTTGGGAAAACCG
It encodes the following:
- the dnaN gene encoding DNA polymerase III subunit beta, producing the protein MKITIPKDQIITGLQAVQNIVGSRTTLPILSNVLIRAENGLVEFTATDLDVTIICKVKAEVLGVGSSTLPVKRLFGIARELPGNSIEFETDSKAVATLQAGGAFYRIHGLGAEEFPPVATFGNDRKLTLPLEKFKSMLRRSSIAMSNDESRFILNGIFMKFATDKITMVATDGRRLAMDEEDSEGTGGAEGSFILPTKACNELNRLIQGAGEVDIRFTDNQACFTLRPQEGAPIVLISKLVEGSYPNYQQVIPKETKERIALNREEFHQALRRAEFMTSEKSNSVKLSFGKNRLDITANTPEIGEGRESLAINYKGREIAIAFNPAYLMDPLKVVETDEVFMELTDELSPGLLKINGPFLYVLMPMRTS